One genomic region from Tachysurus fulvidraco isolate hzauxx_2018 chromosome 14, HZAU_PFXX_2.0, whole genome shotgun sequence encodes:
- the ep400 gene encoding E1A-binding protein p400 isoform X8 gives MHHGGGPPNAQRNPQRSKSFTGSEAEEQQQQQQQPVTQQQPTTVTHPQSPVTTFTTAASPAVSAPQSPNYQIIMSRSPVAGQNVNITLQNMVPANQQITLTSLPLQSPASPGFQHQAPQWRFEHGSSSYIQVTSPLPQPIQPQSPTQHSPVPLQAVTRPGAGIMVRQISLSSSTGSGHFVYQDNTGLTQLAPTTVGTVQMAAPAVTPASLRERRLSQPHSQTGGTIHHLGPQSPVASGATLTALANPGHITTSNLPPQISSIIQGQLRPVVAGVAASGMTSYGAVPPSSPSRSNANPPLTPKKVQPKKLEEIAPPNAEVAQLRKQCLEHHGKKMESLKDVFKDYLIELFFLQHLQGNMMDYLAFKKKPCVPLYTYLRQNDLDLEDEEEEEEQSEVINDEGHCVSVACTSVSMTTTQVKVVTGKDGQTVTPVAIATQLPPNVSAAFSTQPQFQLHPGSAGGNISNPVDMEAFKRQQALAQADQAKRSRIEVVRHGMIFQHPVVAPLGSPGVPLQQLMPTAQGGMPPTPQAVQIGGQNQNQQQYDPSKGPPVQNAASLHTPPPQLPGRLPQAALPMAALPLALSQPQPVVLEQQCQVPGGQLQPQVKLQGAAAVLAAVNPHPQLQMQLQIQQQQQQTQPIVHPGQATVALVRPGAETTQTAQRLIPNPTSSSVMSSAPLSSLPSPLPSAPVRAPVPHVLSSALHSKLTVSNGTAAPKVSTLNQGSAVNNVQESPQDKQAEQAKLENQVHQRIAELRKEGQWSASRLPKLQEASRPKSHWDYLLEEMQWMAADFAQERRWKMAAAKKLVRTCARYHVEARKTDERKKTEEELRLRNIAGVIAREVDYFWSNIEQVVEIKLHLEILCKRQKALRLQKSGNKGQSSKAAPASGEKDSRVVESVSTRKRKTSKSLSDVEAEDEESTIEEQEAMEVAAEQKEELVELTKEAEVPLETLVKKYAGAYAEGFEWPQPACQSEDEEKDEDRDSCPLGSPHEPVLIDTLLSDEQYHGSERSSSASGTDGKPMKDIAEVSRATDLILPKGSARTTPITRLPVPSLLHGTLRDYQQVGVEWLANLHRKHLNGILADETGLGKTVQTVAYLAHLACHEGIWGPHLVVVRTCKLLNWELEFKRWCPGLKIVLYLGSKRERRYKRSWWSEPNGFHVCLTSYKLLLKDQAHFMKRRWRHLVLDEVQLIKNMTEKHWETIFKLRSQQRILLINSQLKNTLREMWTMTHFLLPGITRSYLDFPIQPGTDQNQDYCHKLVIRLYRMIQPFILRRSKRDVEKQLPKKYEHILKCRLSARQKSMYEDILTQTSAQEALKTGHFVSVLQVLMQLQRICNHPDLIQIRDTSSSYTCQSLQYNTPSLLLTALQKDQWKTVDLSLFDLIGNEGRLTRFETTDVLPKLRLSQQLIEEIHSAPAPPPRPKACKIKPMRLFQPVQYGTKPEGRLVPLVSTSQGQRSAATTTATPTTTSTPTAVAQNTQARGKSPITTTSSAQGGDVVKVAQLASQSRIAQTETPVTLQFQGNKFTLSPSQLRQLTTGQPLQLQGNILQIVSTPGQPILRPPGPLVMQPMPQPVPVQNSTGPPALPPPTPAPPQVAVAAGDTASSSDARSNAKPSTNAAPQESSEEKNRQLKERLTRLFGVNERRVQRSVLYGADLIETCSVTRGRAPPPLCAPLHSRWTWVGRDACLKAQQNSVYTTDSLRSALQSHTDRLQEGDSLVKRLSCILPTAVAPPPQLYAADPPPPYSLKQKAFVRQLREVSAPFNSEIRALSCPTLFELPDKHLLEMDSGKLEALSILLHKLKSEGRRVLIFTQMASMLDILEAFLDRRHFTFVRLDESLSHHERQDQIKVFNCNRQFFCAILTNRCCSAVGHVFDADTVVFYDTDLNPSMDARTQEWCDRVGRSKDIHIYRLESGNSIEEKLLKNGTKDLIREVAAQGTDYTLAFLTQRTIQDLFEVEAGSGEKVEEFVVLHQEPSPSESIPPHVARPYIQALNTITLHTLHPEHRTEQKVLAKGEKQTEQDEEEGEVTEEASQLEELASVVEQLTPIERYALHCLEYLHVANDEAVAKERTEASKRVWEMRQQQKRKREEQEQAALEDEEDLFTYTREDAYNMEYVFESTDGQTEIMPLWTPPTPPQDDNDIYIDSVICLMYDSAPMPESKLPPVYIRKEHKRPKMDPSSMGRKKKKGHGETVIPPRSLFDKASMLKVRREGKDQKKNFSLKQQAPFAKPLPSLVKPTMEPGQDNPEWLISEDWALLQAVKQLLELPLNLTIVSPAHTPNWDLVSDVVSSCSRIYRSPKQCRSRYENVIIPREEGKLIYEANPKKKTKSTYKTKNSRPLRTCQIYTQDDNATQIQLYNNRFELMKIIASKRSPPIKPLLGLNPFQKNPKHASVLAESGISYDKPLPPIQVASQRAERIAKEKKALAEQQRAQQLAQQQTAGATPGTPGATTQPQAQPQAAPAGLQATGVPQGTQQGASAVPNTAVLTGTIKTAATNTGIQTAAAVGGNVIVNTVASVSPGQFQGNKRLASPVISGALAVTGAATAQVVHNQQRAVASVPAATSAEVVAIATSQGVRAVTPVTASAVVSSSLTPVSQARSLVAQGLSQGKPITQAQLQIIRQQQQLQQQQPQQQQQAGSPQIKAVNKPQQIHKQKLQVVAAQGQQSTVTQQVQAAPTPQTSTQLTPVAAVPRPGAVLTGTTAPSLQVARLTRVPASGTITAQAGQTAQVTLTKPPPVVSVPAVVSSTGVTTLPVTVAGISVAIGQPQKTVSVGPVVGSFQVQQLLQRQKQQAAPQQKVAQPQQTQAAVQQKLATQQAAQGPQKVTYTTTQLQPGIKTQFFTSLSAPAQKSATTQQIQVTKIPQIAVQQQIVSSPQQIQAQPHTVTLTQTAAAPGSSPQAQVQMIPTGSTSAPQVVHQKLLQQQQPQQQVVTTPAPVSSPQIQVPAPQSPAQQQSSTVTPTADAPVQQPGTPQPQPGKANARAGAAMRAKTPAKPSGGS, from the exons ATGCACCATGGAGGAGGTCCACCAAATGCACAGAGAAATCCGCAGAGATCCAAATCTTTCACAGGATCTGAAGCagaagagcagcagcagcaacaacagcagccaGTCACACAACAACAACCCACAACTGTCACTCATCCGCAGTCACCGGTGACGACGTTTACCACGGCAGCAAGCCCAGCGGTCTCGGCTCCTCAGTCCCCCAACTACCAGATCATCATGAGCCGGAGCCCCGTGGCTGGCCAGAACGTGAACATCACCCTGCAGAACATGGTCCCTGCGAACCAACAGATCACGCTGACGTCTCTGCCGCTGCAAAGTCCTGCTTCGCCCGGTTTCCAGCACCAGGCTCCTCAGTGGCGGTTCGAGCACGGCTCGTCTTCGTACATTCAAGTGACTTCGCCTCTTCCTCAGCCGATTCAGCCTCAGAGTCCGACACAGCACAGCCCTGTTCCGCTGCAGGCTGTGACCAGGCCGGGCGCTGGAATCATGGTACGGCAGATTAGTCTCAGCAGTTCGACCGGAAGTGGACACTTTGTGTACCAGGATAATACGGGCTTGACTCAGCTGGCTCCGACGACGGTCGGCACGGTGCAGATGGCCGCCCCAGCCGTGACACCCGCGTCCCTGCGGGAGAGACGCCTCTCTCAACCCCACTCTCAGACCGGTGGCACAATCCATCACCTGGGCCCTCAGAGTCCTGTGGCATCCGGAGCCACTCTGACGGCCTTAGCCAACCCCGGTCACATCACTACTTCCAACCTTCCTCCTCAGATCAGCAGCATCATCCAGGGACAGCTTCGGCCCGTCGTTGCAGGGGTCGCAGCATCCGGAATGACATCCTACGGCGCAGTCCCTCCCTCCAGTCCGTCTCGGAGTAACGCAAACCCTCCGCTGACACCCAAAAAGGTTCAGCCCAAGAAGCTGGAGGAGATAGCACCCCCTAACGCTGAGGTGGCTCAGCTGAGGAAGCAGTGTTTGGAGCATCACGGCAAGAAGATGGAAAGCCTGAAGGACGTGTTCAAGGACTACCTGATCGAACTCTTCTTTCTGCAACATCTACAAGGCAACATGATGGACTACCTCGCCTTCAAGAAGAAGCCGTGCGTGCCGCTCTACACCTACTTGAGGCAAAACGACCTCGACCTCGAGgacgaggaggaagaagaagaacaatcCGAAGTGATCAATGACGAG ggacACTGTGTGAGCGTTGCATGTACGTCTGTTTCTATGACAACCACTCAGGTGAAAGTAGTGACAGGAAAGGATGGCCAGACGGTGACGCCCGTCGCCATAGCCACCCAGCTCCCACCCAACGTGTCTGCGGCGTTCTCCACCCAGCCACAGTTTCAG CTTCATCCTGGTTCTGCAGGTGGGAACATTTCCAATCCCGTGGACATGGAGGCCTTCAAACGGCAGCAGGCTTTGGCTCAAGCAG ATCAGGCTAAGCGGTCCCGGATCGAAGTGGTTCGCCACGGGATGATATTCCAGCACCCCGTTGTAGCTCCTTTAGGATCTCCCGGCGTTCCCCTCCAGCAGCTTATGCCGACAGCGCAAG GTGGAATGCCCCCGACGCCACAGGCAGTCCAGATAGGGGGGCAGAACCAGAACCAGCAGCAGTACGACCCATCCAAAGGCCCCCCGGTGCAGAACGCTGCCAGCCTTCACACTCCTCCGCCCCAGCTGCCGGGTCGACTTCCCCAAGCCGCGCTCCCTATGGCGGCTCTGCCTCTCGCTCTGTCCCAGCCTCAGCCTGTGGTGCTGGAGCAGCAGTGCCAGGTTCCCGGCGGGCAGCTACAGCCACAGGTGAAGCTGCAGGGGGCAGCGGCTGTGCTGGCTGCGGTGAACCCTCACCCACAGCTGCAGATGCAGCTCCaaatacagcagcagcagcagcaaacgcAGCCGATCGTGCACCCGGGACAGGCC ACTGTCGCGCTGGTCCGGCCTGGAGCGGAGACGACCCAGACGGCTCAGCGTCTGATCCCCAACCCCACGTCCTCCTCCGTCATGTCCAGCGCACCTTTATCCTCTTTGCCCTCCCCTCTCCCGTCCGCTCCGGTCAGGGCTCCTGTGCCTCACGTGCTCTCTTCTGCCTTGCACTCTAAACTCACCGTCTCTAACGGCACCGCGGCGCCGAAGGTCTCCACGCTGAACCAGGGCTCGGCTGTAAACAACGTCCAGGAGAGCCCTCAGGACAAGCAGGCAGAGCAGGCTAAACTG GAGAACCAAGTGCACCAGCGCATCGCTGAGCTGAGGAAGGAGGGACAGTGGTCTGCTAGTCGGCTCCCTAAACTTCAGGAAGCCAGTCGGCCCAAATCGCACTGGGACTACCTGCTGGAGGAGATGCAGTGGATGGCTGCCGATTTCGCGCAGGAAAGACGCTGGAAGATGGCCGCCGCCAAAAAg cTGGTTCGCACTTGCGCTCGTTACCACGTCGAGGCGAGGAAAACCGACGAGAGGAAGAAGACAGAGGAGGAGCTGAGGTTGAGAAACATAGCCGGCGTCATCGCACGCGAAGTGGACTACTTCTGGTCCAACATCGAACAG GTGGTGGAAATCAAGCTCCATCTGGAGATCTTATGCAAAAGACAGAAAGCACTCAGGCTACAGAAATCAGGAAACAAAG GACAGAGCAGTAAAGCAGCTCCAGCTTCAGGGGAGAAGGACAGCAGGGTGGTG GAGTCTGTGAGCACTCGCAAGAGAAAGACGAGCAAGTCTCTTTCGGACGTAGAAG ctgAAGACGAGGAGAGCACGATAGAGGAGCAGGAGGCCATGGAAGtggctgctgagcaaaaagaggAGCTTGTTGAACTCACTAAGGAAG CCGAGGTGCCCCTGGAGACTCTGGTAAAGAAATACGCCGGTGCATATGCTGAGGGATTCGAGTGGCCCCAGCCTGCCTGCCAGAGTGAGGACGAGGAGAAAGATGAAG ACAGGGACAGTTGTCCGTTGGGAAGCCCTCACGAGCCGGTTCTCATCGACACGCTCCTGAGCGACGAGCAGTACCACGGATCCGAACGGAGCAGCAGCGCCTCAGGAACCGACGGCAAACCCATGAAGGATATAGCAGAAGTGTCTCGGGCTACAGACCTGATCCTACCTAAAGGCAGCGCTAGGACAACACCCATC ACTCGTCTTCCGGTGCCCTCCCTCCTTCACGGCACTCTGAGAGATTACCAGCAGGTGGGTGTCGAGTGGCTGGCTAACCTGCACCGGAAACATCTCAACGGCATTCTGGCAGACGAGACCGGACTTGGGAAGACCGTCCAGACCGTGGCCTACCTCGCGCACCTCGCTTGTCATGAAG GTATTTGGGGCCCTCACCTGGTGGTGGTAAGAACATGCAAGTTGCTAAACTGGGAACTGGAGTTCAAGCGTTGGTGCCCTGGCCTCAAAATCGTTTTGTACTTGGGCAGCAAGAGAGAGCGCAGATACAAACGATCG TGGTGGTCCGAGCCCAACGGCTTCCACGTTTGCCTCACGTCGTACAAGCTGCTGCTGAAGGACCAGGCTCACTTCATGAAGAGGCGCTGGAGGCACCTGGTGCTGGACGAAGTGCAGCTGATCAAGAACATGACTGAGAAGCACTGGGAAACCATCTTTAAGCTCAGGAG CCAGCAGAGGATCCTGCTGATCAACAGCCAACTAAAGAACACACTGCGAGAGATGTGGACCATGACACACTTCCTCCTGCCTGGGATCACACGCTCGTACCTGGACTTTCCCATCCAACCAGGAACAGACCAAAACCAGGACTACTGCCACAAACTGGTCATCAGACTatacagg ATGATTCAGCCCTTCATCCTCCGTCGCTCCAAGAGAGATGTGGAGAAGCAGCTGCCTAAGAAGTACGAGCACATCCTGAAGTGCCGTCTCTCTGCCAGGCAGAAGAGCATGTACGAGGACATCCTCACGCAGACCAG tgctcaGGAGGCTCTAAAGACAGGACACTTTGTAAGCGTGCTCCAGGTTCTAATGCAGCTGCAGAGGATCTGTAATCACCCAGATTTGATCCAGATCAGAGACACCTCCAGCTCGTACACATGCCAAAGCCTTCAGTACAACACGCCATCTTTACTGCTCACAGCTCTGCAGAAGGACCAgtggaag ACCGTAGACTTGTCCCTTTTCGACCTGATCGGTAACGAGGGCAGACTGACGCGCTTCGAGACGACAGACGTTCTTCCCAAACTCAGACTCAGTCAGCAGCTCATCGAGGAGATCCACAGCGCACCCGCCCCTCCCCCCAGACCCAAAGCGTGCAAGATCAAGCCCATGAG GTTGTTCCAACCAGTGCAGTACGGGACGAAACCCGAGGGGCGTCTCGTGCCCCTGGTCAGCACTTCACAAGGCCAGCGTTCCGCCGCTACCACCACTGCTACCCCCACCACCACTTCTACCCCTACTGCTGTTGCTCAGAACACCCAGGCCAGGGGCAAATCCCCTATTACCACCACCTCATCCGCTCAGG GCGGAGACGTGGTGAAAGTGGCCCAGTTGGCGTCTCAGAGTCGGATAGCACAAACCGAGACCCCGGTCACACTGCAGTTTCAGGGCAATAAGTTCACGTTGTCACCCAGCCAGCTGCGTCAGCTCACCACAGGACAGCCTCTTCAGCTCCAAG GAAACATTCTGCAGATCGTCTCGACCCCAGGACAGCCGATCCTCAGGCCCCCGGGTCCCTTGGTGATGCAGCCGATGCCGCAGCCAGTTCCTGTTCAGAACTCCACAGGTCCTCCTGCGCTCCCTCCACCCACCCCTGCACCTCCACAGG TCGCCGTGGCTGCTGGTGATACGGCTTCAAGTTCTGATGCCAGGAGCAATGCAAAGCCCTCCACTAATGCTGCACCACAG GAGTCAAGCGAGGAGAAAAACAGGCAGCTGAAGGAGCGTCTAACGCGTCTGTTCGGCGTTAACGAGCGACGTGTTCAGCGTTCTGTCCTGTACGGTGCAGACCTCATCGAGACTTGCTCCGTGACCAGGGGACgcgctcctcctcctctctgtgCGCCCCTGCACTCCCGCTGGACCTGGGTGGGCAGAGACGCCTGTCTGAAAGCACAACAGAACAGTGTTTACACAACAGACTCACTTCGCTCAGCTCTTCAGTCCCATACAGACAGATTACAGGAAGGAGACAGCCTTGTCAAAAG GCTGTCGTGTATCCTTCCTACCGctgtagctccgccccctcaGCTTTACGCAGCCGACCCACCGCCGCCGTACAGTCTGAAGCAGAAGGCGTTCGTGCGGCAGCTTCGGGAAGTCTCCGCCCCTTTTAACTCTGAGATCCGCGCTCTGTCCTGCCCGACTTTGTTTGAGCTTCCTGACAAACACCTGCTGGAAATGGACTCAG gcaagTTGGAGGCATTGTCGATCCTGCTGCACAAACTCAAGTCAGAGGGCAGGAGAGTTCTTATCTTCACTCAGATGGCCAGCATGCTGGACATTCTGGAGGCTTTTCTGGACCGGCGTCATTTTACATTCGTCCGCCTGGACGAGAGCCTGTCCCATCACGAAAGACAG GATCAGATAAAGGTGTTCAACTGCAACAGACAGTTTTTCTGCGCCATCCTGACCAACCGGTGCTGCTCCGCCGTGGGTCACGTGTTCGACGCGGACACGGTCGTGTTCTACGACACGGATCTCAACCCCAGCATGGACGCCCGGACGCAAGAATGGTGCGACAGGGTCGGACGCTCTAAAGACATCCACATCTACAG GCTGGAAAGTGGAAACTCGATAGAGGAGAAACTACTGAAGAACGGCACTAAGGACCTGATCAGGGAAGTGGCAGCTCAAGGCACAGACTACACACTCGCTTTcctcacacag cgcACCATCCAGGACCTGTTTGAGGTAGAAGCTGGATCTGGAGAGAAGGTAGAGGAGTTTGTCGTACTCCACCAGGAACCGTCACCGTCGGAATCCATCCCTCCGCACGTAGCCAGGCCGTACATCCAGGCCCTCAACACTATCACGCTGCACACGCTTCACCCAGAGCACAGAACGGAGCAGAAAGTGCTAGCGAAAGGAGAGAAACAAACGGAGCAGGACGAGGAAGAGGGCGAGGTGACCGAGGAGGCGTCTCAGCTAGAGGAGCTGGCGTCTGTCGTAGAGCAG CTGACTCCTATCGAGAGATACGCGCTTCATTGCCTGGAGTATCTTCACGTCGCTAACGACGAGGCCGTCGCTAAG GAACGCACCGAAGCTTCTAAACGAGTCTGGGAGATGCGGCAGCAGCAGAAGCGAAAGCGTGAAGAACAGGAGCAGGCCGCGCTAGAGGACGAGGAAGATCTCTTCACCTACACCAGAGAGGATGCCTACAACATG GAGTACGTGTTCGAGTCTACAGACGGTCAGACAGAAATCATGCCG CTGTGGACGCCACCGACGCCACCTCAAGACGATAACGACATCTACATCGACTCCGTCATCTGCCTGATGTATGACTCCGCCCCCATGCCTGAGTCTAAACTGCCCCCGGTGTACATCCGGAAGGAGCACAAGAGACCCAAGATGGACCCGTCAT CCATGGGCCGTAAGAAGAAGAAGGGTCACGGTGAGACGGTGATCCCACCGCGGTCGCTCTTCGATAAGGCGAGCATGTTGAAGGTGCGGCGAGAAGGAAAGGACCAGAAGAAGAACTTCTCTCTGAAGCAGCAGGCTCCGTTCGCCAAGCCGCTGCCCTCGCTGGTCAAACCCACCATGGAGCCGGGACAGGACAATCCAGAGTGGCTCATCAGTGAAGACTGGGCTCTGCTGCAG GCTGTGAAACAGCTACTCGAGCTCCCTCTGAACCTGACCATCGTGTCACCGGCTCACACACCGAACTGGGACCTGGTGAGCGACGTGGTCAGCTCCTGCAGCAGGATCTACCGCTCGCCGAAACAGTGCCGCAGCCGCTACGAGAACGTCATCATCCCCCGCGAGGAGGGCAAG TTAATTTACGAAGCTAATCCCAAGAAGAAGACCAAGAGCACCTATAAG ACGAAGAACAGCCGCCCGCTGCGCACGTGTCAGATCTACACCCAGGACGACAACGCCACCCAGATCCAGCTCTACAACAACCGCTTCGAGCTCATGAAGATCATCGCCAGCAAGAGGAGTCCTCCGATAAAACCTCT gCTGGGACTGAATCCGTTCCAGAAGAACCCTAAACATGCTTCTGTCTTGGCTGAAAG TGGGATCAGCTATGATAAACCCCTGCCTCCTATCCAGGTGGCctctcagagagcagagaggaTCGCTAAAGAGAAGAAG GCTCTGGCAGAGCAGCAGAGGGCTCAGCAGTTAGCTCAGCAGCAGACAGCAGGAGCGACCCCAGGGACTCCAGGGGCAACCACTCAGCCTCAAGCCCAGCCACAGGCTGCTCCTGCCGGTCTACAGGCCACTGGAGTTCCTCAGGGAACCCAGCAAGGAGCTTCCGCAGTCCCGAACACCGCCGTGCTG ACTGGAACCATCAAGACCGCAGCTACTAACACAGGCATTCAGACAG CAGCTGCAGTGGGAGGGAACGTGATCGTGAACACCGTAGCCAGCGTATCTCCAGGCCAGTTTCAGGGAAACAAGCGGCTCGCTTCTCCCGTCATTTCTGGAGCTTTAGct GTCACAGGTGCTGCAACAGCTCAGGTGGTTCACAACCAGCAGAGGGCTGTCGCTTCTGTCCCCGCTGCCACCTCGGCTGAAGTTGTGGCCATAGCGACCAGCCAGGGTGTCCGTGCCGTAACCCCGGTGACCGCCTCGGCTGTGGTGTCCTCGAGTCTGACTCCGGTGTCACAGGCACGCTCGCTCGTCGCTCAGg GGTTGTCCCAGGGGAAGCCGATCACTCAGGCTCAACTGCAGATCATtaggcagcagcagcagctccaaCAGCAGCaaccacagcagcagcagcaggctgGTTCTCCTCAGATAAAAGCAGTGAACAAACCACAGCag ATTCATAAGCAGAAGCTGCAGGTAGTAGCTGCTCAGGGACAGCAGTCCACCGTTACCCAGCAGGTCCAGGCCGCTCCGACACCGCAGACCAGCACGCAGCTCACTCCGGTGGCCGCCGTGCCCAGACCTGGTGCCGTGCTCACGGGGACCACGGCCCCTAGTCTGCAGGTGGCTAGACTG ACGCGAGTCCCGGCTTCGGGCACCATCACAGCTCAGGCGGGGCAGACGGCCCAGGTGACTCTGACCAAACCTCCTCCGGTGGTGTCCGTTCCAGCCGTGGTGTCTTCCACCGGAGTCACGACGCTGCCGGTGACCGTCGCTGGAATCAGCGTGGCTATAGGACAGCCCCAGAAAACAG tgtCCGTTGGGCCTGTGGTAGGTTCATTCCAGGTTCAGCAGTTGTTGCAGCGACAGAAGCAGCAGGCGGCACCACAACAGAAAGTAGCACAACCTCAACAGACGCAGGCCGCAGTACAGCAGAAG TTGGCCACTCAGCAGGCGGCTCAGGGCCCACAGAAGGTGACGTACACAACCACACAGCTGCAGCCGGGCATTAAGACTCAGTTCTTCACTTCTCTCTCTGCCCCGGCACAGAAGTCTGCCACTACACAGCAGATccag GTGACTAAAATCCCTCAGATTGCAGTGCAACAGCAGATAGTGTCCTCTCCCCAGCAG atccaGGCCCAGCCTCACACAGTAACTCTCACCCAGACGGCTGCTGCTCCCGGATCGTCTCCTCAGGCTCAGGTGCAGATGATCCCCACAGGCTCCACCTCTGCCCCACAGGTTGTCCATCAGAAACtcctccagcagcagcagccacagCAGCAGGTTGTCACCACACCAGCTCCCGTCTCCTCCCCTCAGATTCAGGTTCCGGCTCCTCAAAGCCCCGCGCAGCAGCAGAGCTCCACAGTGACCCCTACAGCCGACGCACCGGTACAGCAGCCTGGAACGCCACAGCCTCAACCGGGCAAAGCAAACGCACGTGCAGGAGCCGCCATGCGCGCCAAAACACCCGCCAAACCCAGCGGAGGCAGctag